In Styela clava chromosome 14, kaStyClav1.hap1.2, whole genome shotgun sequence, the following are encoded in one genomic region:
- the LOC120340471 gene encoding uncharacterized protein LOC120340471 gives MDCGSSTCLLLVPPNPIGTELEVTTFDDFLDGMMELTENENIRNISELSCMDSTPEEISKLELQSHDECLESRNNINLQKIKFLVSHLKKIRNLITKVQEDYPSRIVDYLSSFADYVYQTGCKLQKRDFEDIVAQDKYIIDNFFANKYLWQYTLSTETGKSVEYDLPNAFTKSTEVKMSKTLKLLTEEENSMECDSVNMYVENTEEKFSKKLKLGPQLSVAKTLPITLPRTKQRKSAKKRKKAKSDKKVKKIEKHKMTNADFASEKKKRKPENCAKKSKDKTSHDTVLSKEGNQNRNESSDPRRKMSVVGNGQSAPKKKSLVQTEASTNVHLSEKNGKLISKKLDSHKISRKGEPSPVLHSPQYTSSSDLYKNHNTAEKVTTPSISIDKSRVGINNTTNKRNKAISKINKFPTSNKGHPNYDRQKLEEVVPAPLANYPDVGDGKTSSLSTNSRAESKENTPTNSNAQEGNSQPLSCHGKNYSTDNSLSTARHSESVIKNSISKTHTKNNFAENSPTDSTNVYPKSHAPLTGHINFLTNSSITLPSTTNCDTDSNNLNNTKNKTDTSNPTNENKNRDSSSMDTEESTVVIPNASPIKHPASCKSNPLRHRKSPPKENTYTNSFSEGPKPKHSSLREMNAPSDPILLSSTKNCDEGINDLTKYQGDKLLTHTKGSNIYHTSSNDPNESRNSANDTVNPTISKPAENDVVTSEVTKERPNVTANNQSSNKKESTSNISSETIPKSYSEESTTTISKYEKPKPIPPLMRPPSDPRKPQWNGNQYNYENRYFYESNRGQGSRYPPRGKPYNNQQNQYPPYMQIPPPGCYRYPTQYRPYNRHPTPPRYQERYY, from the exons ATGGATTGTGGAAGCTCTACCTGTTTGTTACTTGTACCGCCAAATCCTATAGGAACAGAGCTTGAAGTCACAACTTTCGATGACTTTTTGGACGGTATGATGGAACTTACAGAAAACGAAAATATAAGGAATATATCGGAGCTATCTTGCATGGACTCAACGCCTGAGGAAATCAGTAAATTGGAACTTCAATCACACGATGAATGTCTCGAGTCAAGAAACAATATTAATCTACAGAAGATAAAGTTTCTGGTTTCACATTTGAAAAAGATAAGA AATCTGATCACCAAAGTTCAAGAAGACTACCCGTCACGGATCGTTGATTATTTGTCAAGCTTCGCTGATTATGTCTACCAAACAGGTTGTAAACTACAAAAAAGAGATTTTGAGGACATCGTGGCGCAAGATAAATACATAATCGACAATTTCtttgcaaataaatatttgtggCAATATACTTTGAGCACCGAGACAGGAAAGTCAGTGGAGTACGATTTGCCAAATGCGTTTACCAAAAGTACAGAGGTTAAAATGAGCAAAACATTGAAGTTGCTTACCGAGGAAGAAAATTCGATGGAATGCGATTCAGTGAATATGTATGTCGAAAATACAGAGGAAAAATtcagcaaaaaattgaaattgggaCCCCAATTGAGTGTTGCGAAGACATTGCCAATCACTCTGCCACGAACGAAACAGCGAAAAAGTgcgaaaaaacgaaaaaaagcaaaatctgacaaaaaagtgaaaaaaattgaaaaacataaaatgacAAACGCCGATTTTGCTtcagaaaagaaaaaaagaaaacccGAAAATTGTGCTAAAAAATCAAAGGATAAAACATCCCACGACACAGTTTTATCTAAGGAAGGCAACCAGAATCGAAATGAGTCTTCAGACCCAAGAAGAAAAATGAGCGTTGTTGGAAATGGTCAGAGTGCACCAAAAAAGAAAAGTTTGGTGCAAACTGAGGCCAGCAccaatgtccacctatccgaaaAAAATGGGAAATTGATAAGTAAAAAGCTCGATAGCCACAAAATATCCCGCAAAGGCGAACCATCCCCCGTCTTGCATAGCCCACAATACACAAGCAGTAGCGATTTATACAAGAATCACAACACAGCAGAAAAAGTTACCACCCCGTCGATATCCATCGATAAAAGTCGAGTCGGCATCAACAATACTACAAATAAACGGAATAAAGCTATCTCAAAAATTAATAAGTTTCCAACTTCTAATAAAGGACACCCAAATTACGATCGACAGAAGTTAGAAGAAGTTGTGCCAGCTCCTTTAGCAAACTACCCTGATGTTGGCGATGGAAAAACGTCAAGCCTATCAACCAACTCGAGAGCCGAATCTAAGGAAAATACTCCAACAAATTCTAATGCACAGGAAGGAAATTCTCAACCTCTCTCTTGTCATGGAAAGAATTATTCTACCGATAATTCGTTGTCAACTGCCAGACATTCTGAATCAGTTATCAAAAACTCAATATCAAAGACTCATACGAAAAACAACTTTGCGGAAAATAGTCCCACTGATTCAACAAATGTATACCCAAAATCTCACGCCCCATTGACTGGTCATATCAATTTTTTGACTAACAGTTCCATTACGTTGCCAAGTACAACAAATTGTGATACAGATAGCAACAATTTGAATAATACAAAGAACAAAACGGATACATCAAATCCAACAAACGAAAACAAAAATCGTGACAGTTCGTCTATGGACACGGAGGAGTCTACCGTTGTTATTCCCAATGCTTCCCCAATAAAACACCCAGCTAGCTGCAAATCAAATCCATTGCGTCACAGGAAAAGCCCCCCAAAGGAAAATACTTATACAAATTCATTTTCTGAAGGCCCCAAACCAAAGCACTCATCTCTCCGCGAAATGAATGCTCCTAGCGATCCTATTTTGCTATCAAGCACAAAAAACTGTGATGAAGGAATCAATGATTTGACGAAATACCAAGGTGACAAGCTGCTCACTCACACGAAAGGGAGCAACATTTACCATACTTCATCGAATGACCCGAACGAATCGCGGAATTCGGCAAACGATACGGTCAATCCCACAATAAGCAAACCAGCTGAGAACGACGTGGTAACGTCAGAAGTAACAAAGGAAAGGCCTAATGTCACAGCAAACAATCAAAGTAGTAACAAAAAGGAATCAACTTCAAATATAAGTTCAGAAACTATTCCCAAAAGCTACTCAGAAGAAAGCACTACTACAATATCTAAGTACGAGAAACCCAAACCTATACCGCCCCTAATGCGTCCTCCTAGTGATCCCCGAAAGCCACAATGGAATGGAAACCAGTACAATTACGAAAATCGGTATTTCTATGAGAGTAATAGGGGTCAAGGGTCACGTTATCCTCCACGTGGTAAGCCCTACAACAACCAGCAAAACCAGTATCCACCTTACATGCAAATTCCCCCTCCCGGATGTTACCGCTATCCAACTCAATATCGCCCGTACAATCGCCACCCAACTCCACCCAGATATCAGGAGCGTTACTACTAA